The proteins below are encoded in one region of Hordeum vulgare subsp. vulgare chromosome 3H, MorexV3_pseudomolecules_assembly, whole genome shotgun sequence:
- the LOC123443432 gene encoding uncharacterized protein LOC123443432 isoform X2, whose translation MGANCCIAAKQRPQPCIIPVEVSAYRNVRHSPSWSFRWDNRTHIEDIMEIPTFLSNHSSGSIRPETKSGSIAPTEGFSNGGSPSDLFHKVKWQKSEKKMETSKVAQSDPRDRPTASNSSPEAKLCRKSLDMVSVASDTKASASVSSTPPVVSRADPSSSRGHSLGMDTDSMRKARRSPGYQLYRQVSDSKIPSLRSLNESNSPEGRPSSSMLSVCSNDLSVAGSHGESSDGWSMRTFSEMVASSQRERWSIDSELLGSISSKMTRSNASNRTTVSPDQEVCKLCLKLLKERSAWNAQDLGVVAVLLCGHVYHADCLDSLTAEAEKYDPPCPVCTHGEQCTVKLFGKLESKIKNKIPTNVILDGDLDGSSKHQKKSKRVPRLGTSISMKDSFSRPFLRRHFSIGSRPPRLVSESESTRKKGFWARHWRE comes from the exons ATGGGAGCTAATTGCTGTATAGCTGCAAAGCAGAGGCCTCAGCCATGTATCATTCCAGTTGAAGTGTCAGCTTACAGGAATGTAAGACACTCCCCATCATGGAGCTTCCGATGGGACAACAGAACACATATAGAAGACATAATGGAAATCCCCACATTTTTGTCCAACCATAGTAGTGGAAGTATTCGGCCTGAAACGAAGAGTGGTTCCATTGCACCAACTGAAGGCTTTTCTAATGGTGGTAGCCCTTCTGATTTGTTCCACAAGGTCAAGTGgcagaaatcagaaaagaagatGGAAACATCTAAAGTTGCTCAATCTGATCCTAGAG ATAGACCCACTGCAAGTAACTCTTCCCCTGAG GCAAAGCTTTGCAGGAAATCACTAGACATGGTAAGCGTTGCTTCAGATACAAAGGCATCAGCCTCTGTCTCTTCAACACCACCTGTGGTATCCAGAGCAGATCCTTCATCCTCTAGGGGACATTCTCTAGGGATGGATACAGATTCAATGAGGAAAGCACGTCGCTCACCAGGATATCAACTATATAGACAGGTCTCAGACAGCAAGATTCCATCTCTCAGATCTCTCAATGAGAGCAACTCTCCTGAAGGAAGGCCTTCCTCCTCCATGCTCTCAGTCTGCAGCAATGATTTATCTGTAGCAGGATCACATGGAGAGTCATCTGATGGTTGGTCAATGCGAACATTTTCAGAAATGGTTGCATCATCCCAAAGAGAGAGATGGTCAATTGATAGTGAGCTCTTAGGTTCCATTTCAAGTAAAATGAcccgatcaaatgcttcaaatcgtACTACCGTCTCCCCTGACCAAGAGGTGTGCAAACTATGTTTAAAGCTACTAAAGGAAAGGTCTGCGTGGAATGCCCAGGATCTGGGTGTTGTCGCTGTTTTATTGTGCGGCCATGTTTACCATGCTGACTGCCTGGATAGCTTAACTGCAGAAGCTGAGAAATATGACCCTCCTTGCCCCGTATGCACTCACGGTGAACAATGTACCGTGAAGCTATTCGGTAAGCTGGAATCAAAGATAAAGAACAAGATACCTACAAATGTGATACTCGATGGTGATCTAGATGGGAGCTCTAAGCATCAGAAGAAAAGCAAGAGAGTGCCCAGATTGGGCACAAGTATTAGCATGAAGGACTCGTTTAGTCGGCCATTTTTGAGGAGGCATTTCTCAATTGGCTCCCGGCCACCTCGGTTAGTTTCAGAGAGCGAGTCCACAAGGAAGAAGGGCTTCTGGGCGAGGCACTGGAGAGAATAG
- the LOC123443432 gene encoding uncharacterized protein LOC123443432 isoform X1, producing the protein MGANCCIAAKQRPQPCIIPVEVSAYRNVRHSPSWSFRWDNRTHIEDIMEIPTFLSNHSSGSIRPETKSGSIAPTEGFSNGGSPSDLFHKVKWQKSEKKMETSKVAQSDPRADRPTASNSSPEAKLCRKSLDMVSVASDTKASASVSSTPPVVSRADPSSSRGHSLGMDTDSMRKARRSPGYQLYRQVSDSKIPSLRSLNESNSPEGRPSSSMLSVCSNDLSVAGSHGESSDGWSMRTFSEMVASSQRERWSIDSELLGSISSKMTRSNASNRTTVSPDQEVCKLCLKLLKERSAWNAQDLGVVAVLLCGHVYHADCLDSLTAEAEKYDPPCPVCTHGEQCTVKLFGKLESKIKNKIPTNVILDGDLDGSSKHQKKSKRVPRLGTSISMKDSFSRPFLRRHFSIGSRPPRLVSESESTRKKGFWARHWRE; encoded by the exons ATGGGAGCTAATTGCTGTATAGCTGCAAAGCAGAGGCCTCAGCCATGTATCATTCCAGTTGAAGTGTCAGCTTACAGGAATGTAAGACACTCCCCATCATGGAGCTTCCGATGGGACAACAGAACACATATAGAAGACATAATGGAAATCCCCACATTTTTGTCCAACCATAGTAGTGGAAGTATTCGGCCTGAAACGAAGAGTGGTTCCATTGCACCAACTGAAGGCTTTTCTAATGGTGGTAGCCCTTCTGATTTGTTCCACAAGGTCAAGTGgcagaaatcagaaaagaagatGGAAACATCTAAAGTTGCTCAATCTGATCCTAGAG CAGATAGACCCACTGCAAGTAACTCTTCCCCTGAG GCAAAGCTTTGCAGGAAATCACTAGACATGGTAAGCGTTGCTTCAGATACAAAGGCATCAGCCTCTGTCTCTTCAACACCACCTGTGGTATCCAGAGCAGATCCTTCATCCTCTAGGGGACATTCTCTAGGGATGGATACAGATTCAATGAGGAAAGCACGTCGCTCACCAGGATATCAACTATATAGACAGGTCTCAGACAGCAAGATTCCATCTCTCAGATCTCTCAATGAGAGCAACTCTCCTGAAGGAAGGCCTTCCTCCTCCATGCTCTCAGTCTGCAGCAATGATTTATCTGTAGCAGGATCACATGGAGAGTCATCTGATGGTTGGTCAATGCGAACATTTTCAGAAATGGTTGCATCATCCCAAAGAGAGAGATGGTCAATTGATAGTGAGCTCTTAGGTTCCATTTCAAGTAAAATGAcccgatcaaatgcttcaaatcgtACTACCGTCTCCCCTGACCAAGAGGTGTGCAAACTATGTTTAAAGCTACTAAAGGAAAGGTCTGCGTGGAATGCCCAGGATCTGGGTGTTGTCGCTGTTTTATTGTGCGGCCATGTTTACCATGCTGACTGCCTGGATAGCTTAACTGCAGAAGCTGAGAAATATGACCCTCCTTGCCCCGTATGCACTCACGGTGAACAATGTACCGTGAAGCTATTCGGTAAGCTGGAATCAAAGATAAAGAACAAGATACCTACAAATGTGATACTCGATGGTGATCTAGATGGGAGCTCTAAGCATCAGAAGAAAAGCAAGAGAGTGCCCAGATTGGGCACAAGTATTAGCATGAAGGACTCGTTTAGTCGGCCATTTTTGAGGAGGCATTTCTCAATTGGCTCCCGGCCACCTCGGTTAGTTTCAGAGAGCGAGTCCACAAGGAAGAAGGGCTTCTGGGCGAGGCACTGGAGAGAATAG